One window of the Labeo rohita strain BAU-BD-2019 chromosome 9, IGBB_LRoh.1.0, whole genome shotgun sequence genome contains the following:
- the tex30 gene encoding testis-expressed protein 30 isoform X2, translated as MEFSEDYLKTHERYAPNSLFLGGRSMGARTAVAVCKLMCDKQKDAVQGVLCLSFPMNVPGKPQTHVERSRDLLALSQTPVLFVSGTADNMCEQNLLQSSMHAMKSPSAVHWVKDANHGLAVRGRTEELVLEEVNPQIIAWVLQHK; from the exons ATGGAGTTTTCAGAG GATTACTTAAAGACCCATGAGAGATATGCACCAAACAGCCTTTTCTTGGGAG GACGCTCTATGGGTGCTCGTACAGCTGTTGCTGTGTGTAAACTTATGTGTGACAAGCAGAAGGATGCAGTCCAAGGTGTCCTGTGTTTGTCATTCCCAATGAATGTACCAGGAAAACCACAAACACATGTTGAGCGGAGCCGTGACCTGCTTGCACTGTCCCAAACTCCTGTGCTGTTTGTTTCTGGCACTGCAGATAACATGTGTGAACAG AATCTTCTACAAAGTAGTATGCATGCCATGAAAAGCCCTTCTGCTGTTCATTGGGTCAAGGATGCAAACCATGGACTCGCAGTACGTGGTAGAACAGAAGAATTGGTACTAGAGGAAGTCAATCCACAGATTATTGCATGGGTACTACAACACAAatga
- the tex30 gene encoding testis-expressed protein 30 isoform X1 yields the protein MHIKQLESLAHALARSGVLCLRFTCRAVNFLYRTRAYSAVVDYLKTHERYAPNSLFLGGRSMGARTAVAVCKLMCDKQKDAVQGVLCLSFPMNVPGKPQTHVERSRDLLALSQTPVLFVSGTADNMCEQNLLQSSMHAMKSPSAVHWVKDANHGLAVRGRTEELVLEEVNPQIIAWVLQHK from the exons ATGCACATCAAACAGCTGGAGAGCCTCGCGCACGCTCTCGCCCGTTCGGGCGTTCTGTGCCTTCGATTCACCTGCAGGGCGGTGAACTTCCTGTACAGAACCAGAGCTTATAGCGCTGTTGTA GATTACTTAAAGACCCATGAGAGATATGCACCAAACAGCCTTTTCTTGGGAG GACGCTCTATGGGTGCTCGTACAGCTGTTGCTGTGTGTAAACTTATGTGTGACAAGCAGAAGGATGCAGTCCAAGGTGTCCTGTGTTTGTCATTCCCAATGAATGTACCAGGAAAACCACAAACACATGTTGAGCGGAGCCGTGACCTGCTTGCACTGTCCCAAACTCCTGTGCTGTTTGTTTCTGGCACTGCAGATAACATGTGTGAACAG AATCTTCTACAAAGTAGTATGCATGCCATGAAAAGCCCTTCTGCTGTTCATTGGGTCAAGGATGCAAACCATGGACTCGCAGTACGTGGTAGAACAGAAGAATTGGTACTAGAGGAAGTCAATCCACAGATTATTGCATGGGTACTACAACACAAatga